From Entelurus aequoreus isolate RoL-2023_Sb linkage group LG22, RoL_Eaeq_v1.1, whole genome shotgun sequence, one genomic window encodes:
- the LOC133639421 gene encoding uncharacterized protein LOC133639421 — protein MASCASCTILTERLALLEGRVRQLEQSNVVTLDVADTSASVSCSELTSPACSSPKRPTSYGVPVETHNRFSSLASPTPQSTGHHTLVIGDSITRNIKLSKPATIKCIPGARAPDIEANLRELTRNRPSKHVRQANRTTNYANIVVHVGSNDTRMRQSEITKRNIARTCDLARKMSRHRVIVSGPLPARGNDERYSRLVSLNKWLASYCRQKGLTFIDNWPSFWGKPGLLMRDGLHPNQEGAIILSRNIDYYLSLT, from the coding sequence atggcttcctgcgcgtcttgcaccatactcacggagaggttggctctgctagagggccgtgtccgccagttagagcagagtaatgtcgtaactttagatgttgcggacacatctgctagcgttagctgtagcgagctaactagcccagcttgtagcagtcctaagcggcctacaagctacggtgtaccggttgagacgcataatagatttagctctttagctagtcctacaccccagtctaccgggcaccacaccttagttataggggactccatcacccgaaacataaagcttagcaaaccagccacaataaagtgtatccccggggccagagcacctgacattgaagctaatcttagggagctaactcgcaacaggcctagtaaacacgtacgacaggctaatcgcaccactaattatgcgaatatagttgtacacgttggctccaatgacactagaatgagacagtcagagattacaaagagaaacatagccaggacttgtgatctcgccagaaagatgtccaggcatcgagtaattgtctctggccccctgcctgcgagaggcaatgatgagagatatagcagattagtctcgcttaacaagtggttggctagctactgtaggcagaagggactaacgtttattgataactggccctctttctggggcaaaccaggcttgctgatgagagacggccttcaccctaaccaggaaggcgccatcatcctgtctagaaacatagactactatttaagtctcacttga